One window of Elaeis guineensis isolate ETL-2024a chromosome 11, EG11, whole genome shotgun sequence genomic DNA carries:
- the LOC140852380 gene encoding uncharacterized protein has translation MYPISSILFSFLSGHGFMAIAGGITCESLDRSSCAFAVSSSSMRCVLENRLRRGGREEFSCRTSDIEAENLKDWVETDECINACGLTRNTVGISSDSLLELQFAQKLCSSQCYQECPNIVDLYFNLAAGEGVFLPKLCQASSNARRGMAEIKSSSAAAASGAAGPASGSARVALGPGRSEIGFVSEAAMAPC, from the exons ATGTATCCCATCTCATCCATCTTGTTCAGCTTTCTAAGTGGACATGGTTTCATGGCCATTGCAGGAGGCATCACTTGCGAGAGCCTGGACAGAAGCAGCTGTGCCTTTGCGGTGTCGTCCTCCAGCATGCGCTGCGTGCTCGAGAATCGGTTGCGGAGGGGAGGACGGGAGGAGTTCTCCTGCCGCACATCAGACATCGAGGCTGAGAACCTCAAGGACTGGGTGGAGACCGACGAGTGCATCAATGCCTGTGGACTCACTCGGAACACCGTGGGGATCTCATCGGACTCTCTGTTAGAGCTTCAATTTGCTCAGAAGCTGTGCTCATCTCAATGCTACCAGGAATGCCCCAACATTGTTGATCTATACTTCAACCTTGCAGCTGGTGAAG GTGTGTTCCTTCCAAAGTTATGTCAGGCATCATCGAATGCTCGCCGTGGCATGGCAGAGATCAAGAGCTCCAGTGCAGCAGCTGCATCAGGGGCGGCAGGGCCTGCATCAGGGTCGGCACGGGTGGCCTTGGGCCCTGGGCGGTCCGAGATTGGTTTCGTTTCCGAAGCAGCCATGGCGCCTTGTTGA